The DNA window TCGGTTTTATTGGTTTGCTCACTCAGCGCTGGTGGCTCGCGGTGGATACTCGCAGTTTTACCTTTTGGCGCCGGCTTGCCGTCAATCGGCTCACCAACAACATTGAACATGCGTCCTTGGGTTTCCGGACCAACTGGCACATTGATTGGCGCACCGGTCGCTTCAACTGCCTGCCCACGCTTTAGACCATCGGTACTTGAAAGCGCCACAGCGCGAACTGTTTGTTCATCGAGATGCTGCGCGACTTCAAGCGTTAGTATGCGGCCTTCGTGCTCGATGCGTAAAGCATCGTAAATCGCAGGGAGGCCACCGCTCGCAAACTCAATGTCCACCACTACACCCACAATTTGTATAATTTTTCCGGTCTGTACTTTAGTCATCACTTACTCCTTGTTCTTTGTCGTTGATTGGGCCGCCTTCATTCTCCATATCGTTTTGCGCTGTCTTGTCAGTTCTCTCAAGTGCGGCTTTTTGCTGAGCGAGTGCCCCCACTGCAGCGGCTACTCGTGCAAGCGTTTCTTGCCGCAGCTCGTAAGCCACACTCTCAAGAAGATAGGGCGGAATAATGCCAGGCGTTAGGGTGACCCTACAGCTACGCCTCTCTTCCTCATACAACTCAAATGTTGTTTTGCCTTTGTCTACGTGATACATTATTTCATCGCCTCCACACCCGCACTAATTTCACTCAGCTCCTGGGTAATTGCGCCCTGACGGGCTTTGTTCATCGCTAGCGTCAGATCGTCTACTAGGTCGGTTGCATTGTCGGTTGCATTTTTCATCGCTAACATACGCATACTATGCTCACTGGCGCGCGCATCAAGGAGCGCCTGGAAAAGTCGCGAACCCACTAGCCGATAAGCCACATCATCGAGCACGCGCTCGACCGACGGCTCGTACTCGGCATCGCGCACAAATTCGCTCACTTCCGTTTCGACAAATCCAGCAGGGAAGAGCCTTATCACATCAGCGGTTTGCGTAATGCTGCTGACGAATTTGGTATAAATAACATCAACCGCATCAACTTTTCTCGTCTCGAATGCATCTTTTGCTGTGTTGAGAATTGCATGAAATTGTGAACCCTCAGGGTGATCTGGTAAATCTTCGTAGGTCCCAACCACTTCCGTGTGCTTAATTCTCGTGACAAAGCTTGCTGCTTTGCGACCTACAGCGACTGTGTAGTTCTTCACACCGTCTTTGTCATCAGAGCGCAAATTCTGTACATAGGCTTTGAGAACATTGGCATTGTATGCGCCAGCCAAGCCCTTATCACTCGCAATCACGATGATCATGCGAGACTTCACTGGTCGAGCAGTAAACCATCTATGGCCATTGGTTGCCCCCTGGCTCGACAAATAACTCAGCAGCTCGTTGGCCGCATGGGCATAGGGCGCGCTGCCCTTAGTTGCATCTTGCGCACGACGCATTTTACTCGCTGCGACCATTTGCATAGCCTTGGTAATCTGCTTAGTGGACTTCACCGAGCGGATACGCGATTTTAGCTGCTGCGTCGAGGCCATTAGCCTTCAAATCCCTTCGCCACTAGTTTCGCGGTCTTGGTAATCAGTTTGCCAGCCGCACTGTCGTTTCCGAGCTTGTCGGTACCTTTTGTCAGTTCTTGCATAGCTTTTTTGTCATCGGCCCACAGGCGGGTCAGCAAGGCTTTTTGAGCATCCTTGATCTTGCTTGACGGCACTTCGTCAAATAAACCTTCGCTCACCGCAAACACACTAGCCGCTTGTTCCCACACGCTCATCGGCTGGTACTGTGGTTGTTTCAAAAGCTCGGTGAGGCGCTGACCGCGCTCAATTTGCGCCTTGGTGGCTTCGTCGAGGTCGCTCCCAAACTGCGCAAAACTGGCAAGCTCGCGGAACTGGCTCAGACCTAGCTTCAAATGACCCGATACGCTTTTTACAGTTTTGGTCTGGGCATCACCACCCACACGACTCACGCTAAGCCCCGCGCTAATAGCTGGCCGAATACCCTGGTAAAATAGATCAGTTTCCATGAAAATCTGCCCATCGGTAATGGAAATCACATTCGTAGGAATATAGGCTGAAATGTCACCGGCTTGAGTCTCGATAATCGGCAGGGCAGTC is part of the Candidatus Saccharibacteria bacterium genome and encodes:
- the atpG gene encoding ATP synthase F1 subunit gamma, yielding MASTQQLKSRIRSVKSTKQITKAMQMVAASKMRRAQDATKGSAPYAHAANELLSYLSSQGATNGHRWFTARPVKSRMIIVIASDKGLAGAYNANVLKAYVQNLRSDDKDGVKNYTVAVGRKAASFVTRIKHTEVVGTYEDLPDHPEGSQFHAILNTAKDAFETRKVDAVDVIYTKFVSSITQTADVIRLFPAGFVETEVSEFVRDAEYEPSVERVLDDVAYRLVGSRLFQALLDARASEHSMRMLAMKNATDNATDLVDDLTLAMNKARQGAITQELSEISAGVEAMK